Part of the Sphingomonas morindae genome, TGCGGCTTCCCCGCCTTCGAGGACAGCCGCATGCAGTTCGACGTGCGCTTCTACCTCGTGGCGATCCTGTTCATCGTCTTCGATCTCGAGGCGGCGTTCCTCTATCCCTGGGCGGTCTCGCTCAAGCAGATCGGCTGGACCGGCTGGCTGTCGATGATGGTGTTCCTGGGCGAGCTTGTGCTCGGCTTTGCCTATGCGTGGAAGAAGGGAGCGCTGGAATGGGAGTAGAGGTCGCCACCGACCCGCAGGCGCCGTACCTGCCGGAGACCGCGCAGAAGGCACCCGACCAGGCCTTTTTCGACGATCTTAACACCGAGGTGCAGGACAAGGGCTTTCTTGTCACCTCCACCGAGGATCTGTTCCACTGGGCGCGCACGGGCTCGCTCTGGTGGATGACCTTCGGCCTGGCCTGCTGCGCCGTGGAGATGATCCACGTCAACATGCCGCGCTATGATCTCGAGCGCTTCGGCGTGGCGCCGCGCGCCAGCCCGCGCCAGTCGGACGTGATGATCGTCGCCGGCACGCTCTGCAACAAGATGGCGCCCGCGCTCCGGAAGGTCTACGACCAGATGTCGGAGCCGAAATACGTCATCTCCATGGGCTCCTGCGCCAATGGCGGCGGCTATTATCATTACAGCTACTCGGTGGTGCGCGGCTGCGACCGCATCGTGCCGGTAGATATCTACGTGCCCGGCTGCCCGCCGACCGCGGAGGCGCTGCTCTATGGCGTCCTGCAGTTGCAGCGGAAGATCCGCCGCGTCGGCACGATCGAGCGGTGAGGGCATGACGGCAAGCTTCCCCAAATTCGCCAGCAACCAGGGCGTGATCGAGGCGGCCACCGCCGCGCTCGGGCCCGTGCTGATCGAGGCGGTCGAGCGGGTCGGCGAGATCCAGCTCTTCGTCCGCCGCGAGAGCGTGGTCGACGCGCTGCGCCGGCTGCGCGACACGCCGGGGCTGGAATATCAGCAGCTGAT contains:
- a CDS encoding NADH-quinone oxidoreductase subunit A, whose amino-acid sequence is MASVAVQYLPILLFLGVALILSCVFVFLPQGVARLTGAYKPNADKLAEYECGFPAFEDSRMQFDVRFYLVAILFIVFDLEAAFLYPWAVSLKQIGWTGWLSMMVFLGELVLGFAYAWKKGALEWE
- a CDS encoding NuoB/complex I 20 kDa subunit family protein, encoding MGVEVATDPQAPYLPETAQKAPDQAFFDDLNTEVQDKGFLVTSTEDLFHWARTGSLWWMTFGLACCAVEMIHVNMPRYDLERFGVAPRASPRQSDVMIVAGTLCNKMAPALRKVYDQMSEPKYVISMGSCANGGGYYHYSYSVVRGCDRIVPVDIYVPGCPPTAEALLYGVLQLQRKIRRVGTIER